Genomic segment of Odontesthes bonariensis isolate fOdoBon6 chromosome 10, fOdoBon6.hap1, whole genome shotgun sequence:
CACGCTTTCATTACAGTATTGGGAGACAGCATCGCCTCTTGTGACTGTatgacagaaacacagcaaagatTCATGGGTTATAGACAGTGGACAGTTACACACGCCTGCAAAAGCCTTGTTATAATGTTTTTATCACGTgtgaaatgttttcatttctaaaCAACTGGTTATTCTTAGATCATCACAAGATCATCTGCTGTGAACAGGAAGATGCCGAAACGCAGGTGTCACAGTAAAGGTAATTCTCACCATATTACCACGAACTGAGCGGCTGCCCCTCGGGAGAGAGACACCTGCTCTGAGCCCTTATAGCTCCTTTAAAGTTTGCAGCTGACTACTAGGACGGAGAAGACCCCTGGGGAAATGTTTTACGGTTCCATTTGATGGAATCTGAATTGTTTGGCTAGGATGACTACAGGGAGTGAAAGGAAACTGCAACAACTGTTAGGCATTGTTGTGGTGGGCTGTTTTGCTACTGGTGGAAATAGTAAATCACACAAGTTTGatgaaattatgaaaaaaaagattaaaaaaaaggggggatttCCTCAGAACTGTTCAGCAGAACTTCAAACCATCAGCTAGACAGTTCAAATTTGGACGCACAACGGAACTGGTTGGGGGGGTAGACCCCCTTCTCACATATGTTGTCTTTACGCAGGGATGCCCCGCTTAAATGTACAGTGTATTAAATGAACCAGACATGTCCACAGGACCATGTAGGGTGTCAAGATAAACCTGCCAGACATGACAATGAACTTCTCAGACCAGAGGTGTCATGAAGATGCTTAAAACGCAAAAGAATCTTTCATTTTTCTCCTCCGCCTTATGTAATTTGCCTTTCCATTCCGTCTCTctcacatgcgcacacacatcAGAATCACTGTTGTCCTTTAAGGCAGCGATCTCAGGCCAAGCATCAAACATGCCAAAGTAAATTTGCGTTTTGTGTTGACTGGATGCCTGGGGTTGTGCAGCTGCACAAGAACACTTGGTATGTCAAGTCGCGGCCTGGCTTCCATGAGACGCACAGTTATAGAGAGCTCTGGGGAAGCTGAGGGTTAGTGTGGAAGATTGTGATTTTAAAGGGGAACATCACACGAATACAGGAAAATGCAGTGATAATGAAGTTACTCTTGAATTGGACTTCGGGCGCAGTTAACGCCACCTGCAGTCGCTAAAATCGCATATTCTGCAGCAGCTATGGTACCCAGCCGCCATGTGCAGCCATGTTGGACAGCTCTGTCTGTTCCTCAAAATGCAATGAGCCATAtcacttatttttcttttaattcctttcagGCTATATCTCactgctccccccccccccaccccccccccccaggcttATTTATCCATCCACTTTGGGGGAAATAATTTGCTTTCCATCTAAGTTGATTCTTCATGCATATTTGCTCGTGCTCCCTGCCGGCATGGGAGTTTGCATTCTCCTTTTATTCAAGCTCTGCTCAAGTCCAGCAGAAGCAAATCCCTTCAGGGGATAGACCACATATCTACACATTATTAATGTCaagtatttttaagattctACATGCAACGGACTGTTTTATATGTTTGCTTTTCTTCctcaatgcacacacacattgtcTCCGTAGAGCTGGGCACTCCCCCAGCTGCATCCAACGCTGTCATCCTTATTTTTGGTCATTGCGTCATTGTTATTCCCAGAAAAAAAGTCTGTGTTGGGAAACAAAGATGTGATAAGGCCGCACTAAAACAGAACTATTACAGTAAAAATTGGTGGGTGTTCTACGCCCCGACACAGTGCCTACCCAAGATAACCTGGTTCAAGTTACCAAGTTAAATCTGATCAGACAGTTCATTAATGAAATGTTCTGCCCTGCCAGTGAGTGACCAAGTactaaaaaaaaccttctgaTGTTTAAGCTCGCATAGGCAAataattacattatttgatgttttctgtaaAAGGCACTCCTTTGTAGAAAATTAGATCGTGAGTGAACTGGGACCTGCCGGGCTCTCAAGTTAATGAACAGTTTCCGAAACAAGTCACAGCAATCTCAAATATCGACTTATTTTCTGAGGAAAAGGGGAGGTTGTCCTTCACAATCGTCCTCTTAAATCTCCTGCAGTGTCGTAGTATCGGCTAATTTGGTACTTTCCGTCACATTTGACTATAATACATGTCTTTTTAGTTGTTTGAAAAggcaaaatgaaagaaatgccCTTATTCAGATCAACTCTCTGTTAAGGGGGGGGAAACAGGATCGAAACAATTCCTAAACATTTTCACGTCTTTATTAAATAAGGCTTACAAGAATTTTGTTTAGATAATAACTACATACTTTATGCATTTTCTACATGCACGTGAAGCCACATAGTACAGTTTCCACATTAAAAAGGGAAGGCAGAGTTAAATGTAACACAGGGCTGTTTTGTGCTTTTAGAGAAAATGAGTTTTGGTACCGACATGCAGAACCAGATAAGACCATGACCACACCTGATATAAATCAGACGAATCCTTTCTTCCCATGTGAGAACGTGGGCGCTGATGTGCGAGCGGGTTTACTCTAATCAAAAGCATCGGTTAAAAAGATTTACAGCATTAATGAAGGAAATCAGACTCTGTGACCTCATCTCATTGTACCGACTACTTTAGAAATCCtgttttttctctgctttttcgCTCAGACATTTTTACTTAGAAAAAACAGAGCCGTAGAGCATCCCTCGGTTCCCTCGGTTCCTTGTCCGAAAAGTGTCACTCATGTTATTCAGTGCTAGTCTTCTTTTTCTCAGATTGGATCTACTTTAGAAGTAATTTTCCTAAAATCTAATCAAGCTGACATTTGAGGTTTGAATGCAGTAGGTCTGGAGACAAAAagcacccccccctccccaaaaACAACCAACGCGAGACTCAAGGAATCCTCTACAAACAAAGAGACTGCAGGTGACATATCACAGCAGTCTCGCGGGGCACTGACCTTACCACCACATCTGCCTTTCTAGCATCAAATGCTCAGCCCCTGTAGGTTTGAAGTGGCCACTGTTTGGAAGTTTGTTAATCCACCCTTACCAGAAAACAGCAGCTGTCAGTTTGATTTTATATCTTCATTACTATTGATCTCAGTGGCGCTGAGGACAAAGCATTCATACAGACGTTCAAGCCTGCAGGGGCATCATGATCAGTTTGGGTTGAGTGCCGCTTTACACAAGAGCTACACGTCCCTCCTGCGACAAAACCCCAACCATCTCCTTCGCAAAGCTTTGCAGTAATTACATCTGCGTTCTCATAGTTTGGGTTATTTGCCTTGGCATGTCCTTTACTTTAAACACGGAGTTGTGCATGTTAGTGATTAACTCAACAAGGGTTGTCCTGTCTTATTTTCTGCTCTGTCCCACACCAGTTAAATATTTGTTGAAACAGACGTCGAAAGAAGTGGAAATGCTTGTGGCAAGTCTTCTCAGTCAAAGTCACCTGAGTTCAGATGTTTGTGATTTCAGGTATATTCACAATGAAAGTCATTTAAGTCTCTCAGCGAAGACTCCTTCGAACACAGGCCCGCAAGGACGCCCTGTCTTGCTGTTGAGATTTCGTAAAAACGTTGAGTTTAGTCCCGTCTAgtcttctctctgtctccttGACCATACGTCCTCTCTCATTTGCTTCATGAAAGAAGGAGGCCGAACCATTAGAGGAAATCTGGTTGTGGTTTGGTCGTGAGCTGGCTGACTGTCACCTCCGTGTAGGCAGATCCAGTCAGAATGCACGCAGTCTTTTGGGGCGCAGTCACATGACACAGCGCTGTGTTCTCAGTGCAGCTCAGACATGCCCCGTAGCTCTCCTGCTGTCCGTTTGAGAATCTTGCGGAGGCACTCGTGTCCTTATTACGCTGTGAGGTGGATCCGAAACGTTCTTGGGGCTGCGGGCTTCCCCTGTGGATCATCTGTCGTAGCATGGACGTGTCTCTGTATAAGCACTCACGAAAGTTGGGTTTACACAGCAGATAGACCATGGGGTTGTAGATAGTGGAGGACTTGGCAAACACAGCGGCTAGGGCAAATGCTTCCGGATGGACCCGTGTGGCATCCCCAAACGCAGCCCACATGGCCACAGCAGCATAAGGGGTCCAGGCGGTCAGGAAGCCTATACACACTGCAACCGACAGCTGTGGAGAAgacgcattcacacacacacacacacacacacacacaaagacatgcAGAAGATTCGCTTAGTGTCATGCAAGTGACAAGTTATCAAAAGTAAATGGAGTGGATTCAAATATTTGAACAAACATTGTTTCACTGACATGGTTGATTTGATCTGTATAAAAAGATTAAGAAGTATGTCCTTTGAGTAATGTATTGTTTCATATCCTTCTCTATTCCAATCTATTGCAAAAACCTGTGGTCAGTGTTGCTGAGGTGGCACTGTCAAATCCTCTGACCTTCACGATGAGAGCGTGCGCATTGGTGGTCTTGGTCTGCGGTGACACATGCTGCTGGACGGCCTGACGAGAGGCGCGCACGGTCAGCAGAATGAAGGCGTAGGAGAGGAAGATGATGGTGCAGGGCAGTGCATAGCAAAAGACGAAAAGGCAGAGAATGTAAGACAAAGCTGAAAGCTCGTGGTTGGGTGCACGCCAGTCAATGCAGCAGGCTGTGCCGTAAGGTTCAGCGCTGTAATGCCCCCACTGTGCTAAGGGCCCGACGGCAAACACGGATGCGTAGCACCACACTCCAGCCACCAGGAGGCGAGCATGTGAGGAGGAGAACTTGTTACCTGAGAAGGGAGACATTAAAAGGTGCTTTGCAGTTAATAGGCTGATTCTTTTCCTTTGTGTTGCTCACCTTTGTGATAAAGTCTAAAGAGTTAACAACATTATGCTCATATCACCTTCTCACCATAGTTAGGGAGGCAGACTTTGAGGCAGCACACAAAGGAGAGGGCTGTGAGGTTTGTCAAGCTGCAGAGACCAAACAGCACTCCGCACATGGCGTAGAGCTGGCAGGTGATTTCTCCAAACAGCCACCTTCACCCACAGACCAGGAGGTGAATGAAATGGATGAATAATTTTAGATTCATATCAGTCTGTTTCTTTGCTAGTAAAGTGACTATTGAGGCATGACAGATACCTGTGTGAAAAAGACGAGGGGATTGCCAGTGGAAACAAAGCAAGCGTCATCCCAAGGTCGCTGATGGAGAGATTGATGATGAAGAACTCAGCTGGTTTCAAGGTCGATCGCTTGTGATAGGCAACTAGTAGCAGGATGCAGTTGCCAAGGAGGGACAGTATACCTGTGGAGAAACGAAGATTTGACCAAAGTTGCACCAAAGTCGGCAAAAGATTAGCACACTGGAGATCGTTTTATTTCGTGAACTCACAGAATACGCTGTAGAGTGAACCCATGAGGATGTCTTTCTCCTTGGAGATGCGGGAGGCAAACCAAGGGGATGCGTCTGAAGCATTTCCCATCTGAAATGTTTCCAGAAGCGCACATGTTGATAATTGTGAACAATGCTGGAACTGACTAGATAATTCAATGAAACTAAGGACCCGACTTACGATGCCGTAAGCACAGGAAGCTGCAATACATATCTTGAAGATTCTAAATccgatttgttttgtttctcatgCATTCACAATGCTTCAGATTGTGTCTGGTGTGAGCAGAGTTTTCCTGATGTCTTTGCTGTGCAATATTCCAAGCCCTACGGGATCAGATGTAGGAACGAGTGATAAGCTTTCCTTTGAAAAAAGTCTAATCCTCTTCAAAAGATGAGGACCCTTTTGTATTACATCCAAATATACTCCACAGAGTTGGCAGATGGAATGAAATGACAAAGACTGTGCCTGTCAGCATTTATAACGGGTTCATGGGAGACTGAGAACAAAGCAGTTAAAACTACAAGTAAAGCAGCATTCAAACGtcccctgaaaaaaaaaaggtggaattGCAGTTTTTGTCTACACATGATGCAAGAAATGGAATCTCAACACATACAGGTACAGTTTGAATAAGATTGAATAAGAAATAGAAGAATGACATTGTTTGAACTCACAAGTGCTCAAGCATTTCAGAGCGCTAGTAATTGACCTGATAGATTATTAGAGGACTCTTAATAGTGTCTTCTCAGCAACAGTTGAAGCACATCTGAAACACTGTTATGAGTCAGATTTTCAGTAATTTTAGGCAATCAATACCCTTTTGCTGGACTCAAATTAGATGATGATTGCTATTCAGCGTGTCATTTCGCTTGATAGgacaatgaaaaaataaaaaaaggaaaaggcaCAGCGCCGTGGTCAGTGTGGATAAATATTCTTTGAGGTCTATCAAAAATTATAGACGTCATTGGCTTTCAAGGACTTTGGCAATCACACAGGATAATGAATGAGACTTCATTACTATGTAAGTCGAGAGCCAGACAACGACAACCTGTCCACTCAGTCTGAGTGGAGGAAACACAGCTGAATACATAGTCATGACCATTTCTTGTACTACAGAATTCCACAGTTGTGCAGGCGCAAGCAATGTGAAAGTGACACCTGGAGTGTTGGGAATGTTAAATTCCTGGCTCATAGAATACAAAGTGAGAAAGATATTTTTGTATTATGAGTGAACtagttctttttttaattaggtATCCTTTCATCCTGCAAGTCTATGGGCTGGCAGTCTCTTTTGTAATCTGTCTGTGCTGTCTTTACCCTGGATCAGACTCCAACTGATCATCATGCCTACATTTAATCAACCCACCCAGTAAAGGCGATAAGAACCAACCAGTAAGTGGCAGAAATGGATCGGTCGCATCTTTTTCGTCCATGGAGTATAGCAGATTCAGAGATGGGCATGAAAACGTATTACTCATTAAAGAAAATAAGCACTTCGGATATTTGGTTTTGGGGGGATAAGACATTTTGAAAGTCTAAAAACAATGCTGCACTGAATTGTGCAGCTATGCTGTTTAACAGTTTTTCACTTCCTATATACTGCAGTGCATTTAACCTCAGACTAGCTATGTGTTCTGCCCTTCATCGCGGAAAATGCACTTTTCCTTGACGGTCTGCTTAAACTACAGCGGAATGACAAGATGAAGTAGAATTGTGTCCATTACATTAGGAGTGAAGGTGAAATGTAGCACTGCAGATGTTGGAGGGACTACAGCTTGGCAATGGCACTCGCTGATGGCAGCTGCCTCCCCTCACGGGACTATGCACCCAGCCATATAAAAAACTGGAGTTGACGTGACCTCCAAGGTCCCCAGTTTTCCGATAAGAGCATCGGCCAGAACAAGCGCTGTATCCTCCATCAttataaaaatagaaaaagttGGGAACCAACCCCaacagacttaaaaaaaactaagtaATCAGAGAAGAAGGGACATGCTCAGACAAGCCTTTGGTTCCTTTGGATGAGATCTAGGGTTCCTTTGTAAAGGTGCCCAGAAGGACAACCATCAGCACTCTGCCTTTATTGGAACATGGCCAGACAAAAGTAATTCTGCATCAAAAGGAACCTGACAGCC
This window contains:
- the opn7d gene encoding opsin 7, group member d, translating into MGNASDASPWFASRISKEKDILMGSLYSVFCILSLLGNCILLLVAYHKRSTLKPAEFFIINLSISDLGMTLALFPLAIPSSFSHRWLFGEITCQLYAMCGVLFGLCSLTNLTALSFVCCLKVCLPNYGNKFSSSHARLLVAGVWCYASVFAVGPLAQWGHYSAEPYGTACCIDWRAPNHELSALSYILCLFVFCYALPCTIIFLSYAFILLTVRASRQAVQQHVSPQTKTTNAHALIVKLSVAVCIGFLTAWTPYAAVAMWAAFGDATRVHPEAFALAAVFAKSSTIYNPMVYLLCKPNFRECLYRDTSMLRQMIHRGSPQPQERFGSTSQRNKDTSASARFSNGQQESYGACLSCTENTALCHVTAPQKTACILTGSAYTEVTVSQLTTKPQPDFL